A single window of Dethiosulfovibrio salsuginis DNA harbors:
- a CDS encoding RluA family pseudouridine synthase, protein MTVHTGNDHETESLSDSGQALGFVEEAIEVSAEEEGSRADVVLSDRLGLSRSFVQRLIKEGAVSCTLKSSMKPSYKVRSGEVLAVKIPPPRPSDIVPEPVDFSVVYEDDQIVVVNKPAGVVVHPSPGHWRGTLVHGLLHRFPDIGSINDVIRPGIVHRLDGTTSGLMVVARNSKSLISLQESFQRRKVDKIYLAMAYGRPIVEKITVNAPIGRDDKNRYRMAVIFDGKEACTDIQPLWNRSPYSFVSCKLHTGRTHQIRVHMRHLGAPLLGDSLYGFKVKKRGLPEDMLNNRVFLHAWKLTIPHPSTGVDISFRSVLPKDLIYPLREILSSKGGLH, encoded by the coding sequence GTGACGGTTCACACTGGCAATGATCACGAAACCGAGAGCCTGTCCGATTCAGGACAGGCTCTCGGTTTCGTGGAAGAGGCAATAGAGGTTTCGGCCGAGGAGGAGGGGAGTAGGGCAGATGTAGTTTTATCCGATCGCCTAGGCTTGTCTCGTTCCTTTGTCCAAAGGTTGATCAAGGAGGGGGCGGTCTCCTGCACCCTAAAATCCTCGATGAAGCCCTCTTATAAAGTGAGATCAGGCGAGGTCTTAGCCGTAAAAATTCCTCCTCCCAGACCCTCGGACATCGTTCCTGAGCCTGTCGATTTTTCCGTAGTCTACGAAGATGATCAGATAGTTGTCGTGAATAAGCCAGCTGGAGTAGTGGTTCACCCTTCTCCAGGACATTGGAGAGGTACCTTAGTTCACGGTCTGCTTCATCGTTTTCCCGATATAGGGTCGATAAACGACGTTATAAGACCTGGTATCGTCCATCGCCTTGATGGCACTACATCTGGACTGATGGTTGTGGCCCGAAACTCTAAATCCCTTATCAGTCTTCAAGAATCTTTCCAAAGACGAAAGGTGGATAAGATATATCTAGCTATGGCCTACGGTCGTCCTATAGTCGAAAAAATAACCGTTAACGCTCCTATAGGGAGAGACGATAAAAATCGCTACAGGATGGCGGTTATCTTCGACGGGAAAGAGGCTTGTACCGATATTCAACCTCTTTGGAACAGATCTCCTTATTCTTTTGTGTCCTGTAAACTTCACACCGGAAGGACTCATCAGATAAGGGTACATATGAGACACCTAGGGGCTCCTCTCCTCGGTGACTCTCTCTACGGATTCAAGGTAAAAAAACGGGGTCTTCCCGAGGATATGCTAAATAATAGGGTTTTTCTCCACGCTTGGAAGTTGACTATTCCCCATCCATCGACAGGGGTGGATATCTCTTTTCGAAGCGTTCTGCCTAAAGATCTTATCTATCCTCTGAGAGAAATTCTTTCCAGTAAAGGTGGTCTACACTGA
- the ileS gene encoding isoleucine--tRNA ligase, protein MSKDFKETLCLPQTDFPMRAGLAKKEPQFLAFWNDMDLNSKIRDKGQGRDCFILHDGPPYANGHIHIGTAFNKILKDFIPKFKSMRGYYCPYVPGWDTHGLPIELKVLKDQGVDKDSIDPVELRSRCTKYALEFLDIQRSEFRRLGVIGDWDNPYITLNPEYEAAQIGAFADIVEKGLVYKGKKPVYWCIDCQTALAAAEIEYGDETSPSIYVAYSMPEVGEKINVLKGKDVNVIVWTTTPWTLPASMAVAIHPSYQYAFVPCGDSVYLIAEELKKEIEEATDMVFGEPLARVKGKELEGVKAIHPFYSDRETPIVLADYVVLDTGTGCVHTAPGHGVEDYETGIRYGIDAYNPVDSSGKYVPETELVGGMTLEEGEQVVLDVLSRSGRLLGKKKIVHSYPHCWRCKKPVIFRSTDQWFVNVSNFRKEALDTIDKVQWIPEWGRDRIYNMVRDRSDWCISRQRVWGVPIPAFYCKECGKAILDPKAIRMVQEKVREKGCDVWWQDSPQDLIGDLAQCPECGCTDIEKDRDIMDVWFDSGVSHFAVLGTRPDLSWPADLYLEGSDQHRGWFQTSLLTSVSTKGIAPYKAVLTHGFIVDGEGKKMSKSIGNVVAPQEIIDSYGADILRLWVASTDYKNDIRISDTILKTLSEEYRRIRNTARFLLGNLSDFNPSTDMVPYGDLSSFDRWLLSKLNRLIAKVTKGYESYEFHIPTVSIHQFCVNELGSLYLDVAKDCLYADERKSSSRRSIQTVMWRTLNALAKMLAPVLSFTSEEIWQELKKIDSSQPESVFLTDWPEVIEDEIDPEHEEKWARIIDLKGAISRSIELCRSRGELGKSLEAAVTVVNQGDGLSELLSREEWERIAIVSSFLWVDGCDEAQKDDETGYLIKISTASGEKCPRCWRVSQDLDDQGLCPRCHTVM, encoded by the coding sequence ATGTCAAAAGATTTTAAAGAAACGCTGTGTTTACCGCAAACCGATTTTCCTATGAGGGCTGGGCTGGCAAAAAAAGAGCCACAGTTTTTGGCTTTTTGGAACGACATGGACCTCAATAGCAAAATCAGGGATAAAGGGCAAGGAAGAGACTGCTTTATTCTTCACGATGGGCCTCCTTATGCCAACGGCCATATTCACATAGGGACTGCTTTTAATAAAATACTCAAAGATTTTATCCCAAAGTTCAAGTCCATGAGAGGATATTACTGTCCGTACGTGCCTGGTTGGGACACCCATGGTTTGCCTATCGAGCTGAAAGTCCTTAAGGATCAGGGGGTCGATAAGGACTCTATCGATCCTGTAGAGCTCAGAAGCCGTTGCACTAAATACGCCCTGGAGTTTCTGGATATCCAGAGATCCGAGTTCCGTCGTCTCGGAGTGATCGGTGACTGGGATAATCCCTACATAACCTTAAACCCCGAATACGAAGCGGCACAGATAGGGGCCTTTGCGGATATAGTCGAAAAAGGCCTCGTCTATAAGGGTAAAAAACCGGTTTATTGGTGCATAGACTGTCAGACAGCTCTCGCGGCGGCGGAAATTGAATACGGAGATGAGACCTCACCGTCTATCTACGTCGCTTATTCTATGCCTGAGGTTGGTGAAAAAATAAATGTCCTTAAAGGCAAAGACGTAAACGTTATTGTTTGGACCACTACGCCTTGGACTCTTCCTGCAAGTATGGCGGTAGCGATCCACCCCTCCTACCAGTATGCTTTCGTCCCCTGCGGAGACTCTGTGTACCTCATAGCGGAAGAGCTCAAAAAGGAGATCGAAGAGGCTACCGATATGGTCTTCGGTGAGCCTTTAGCGAGGGTCAAGGGAAAGGAGCTGGAGGGAGTAAAGGCTATACATCCCTTTTATTCCGACAGGGAGACTCCTATAGTTTTGGCGGATTACGTGGTCTTGGATACGGGCACCGGCTGTGTTCACACCGCTCCTGGCCACGGTGTAGAGGACTACGAAACAGGAATACGCTACGGAATAGATGCCTACAATCCTGTTGATTCGTCGGGAAAATACGTCCCAGAGACCGAGCTTGTAGGTGGAATGACCCTTGAAGAAGGGGAGCAAGTCGTCCTGGACGTGCTGTCGAGGAGCGGAAGGCTCCTTGGAAAGAAAAAGATCGTTCACTCCTATCCCCATTGTTGGAGATGCAAGAAGCCTGTCATATTCAGGTCCACCGATCAATGGTTTGTCAACGTATCCAATTTCCGTAAGGAAGCCTTGGATACTATAGACAAGGTCCAGTGGATCCCTGAGTGGGGAAGAGACAGGATCTACAATATGGTGAGAGACAGGTCCGACTGGTGTATCAGTCGCCAAAGGGTATGGGGTGTGCCTATTCCGGCGTTTTACTGCAAGGAATGCGGAAAGGCTATTTTGGATCCTAAAGCGATAAGGATGGTCCAGGAAAAGGTTCGGGAAAAGGGTTGCGACGTTTGGTGGCAGGATTCCCCTCAGGATCTTATCGGCGACCTTGCACAGTGTCCCGAATGCGGCTGCACCGATATAGAGAAGGACCGTGACATCATGGACGTTTGGTTTGACTCTGGAGTCAGCCATTTTGCGGTCCTAGGGACCAGACCAGATCTTAGCTGGCCTGCTGATCTCTATCTTGAAGGCAGTGACCAGCACAGAGGCTGGTTTCAGACCTCACTCCTTACCTCCGTTAGCACCAAAGGTATAGCTCCCTATAAGGCGGTTCTTACCCACGGTTTTATAGTGGATGGAGAAGGTAAGAAAATGTCGAAGTCCATAGGCAACGTGGTTGCCCCTCAGGAAATTATAGATTCCTACGGAGCGGATATTTTAAGGCTCTGGGTAGCCTCTACGGACTATAAAAACGATATCAGGATATCCGATACCATATTAAAAACATTGAGCGAAGAATACAGGCGAATCCGAAATACCGCCAGGTTCCTTTTAGGCAATCTGAGCGACTTTAATCCATCGACAGACATGGTGCCTTACGGTGATCTATCTTCCTTTGACAGATGGCTCCTGTCTAAACTGAACAGGTTGATCGCAAAGGTAACGAAAGGCTATGAGTCTTACGAGTTTCATATACCTACGGTCTCTATACATCAGTTTTGTGTGAACGAACTAGGGTCTCTTTATCTGGATGTCGCGAAAGACTGTCTTTACGCCGACGAAAGAAAGTCCTCGTCGAGGAGATCCATACAGACCGTTATGTGGCGTACTTTAAACGCCCTGGCAAAGATGCTTGCCCCTGTGCTTAGCTTTACGTCCGAGGAGATATGGCAGGAGCTTAAAAAAATCGATTCCAGTCAGCCAGAAAGCGTCTTCCTGACCGATTGGCCTGAAGTGATCGAGGACGAGATAGATCCAGAGCACGAGGAGAAGTGGGCTCGCATAATTGACCTGAAGGGGGCTATCAGTCGATCTATAGAGCTCTGTCGATCAAGAGGAGAGCTAGGTAAGTCCTTAGAGGCTGCGGTCACCGTAGTAAACCAAGGCGATGGCCTCTCAGAGCTTTTGTCGAGAGAGGAGTGGGAGAGGATAGCTATAGTATCCTCTTTCCTATGGGTCGATGGATGCGACGAAGCCCAAAAAGACGACGAGACAGGCTACTTGATAAAAATTTCTACCGCATCAGGAGAAAAATGTCCTAGATGTTGGCGAGTTTCCCAGGACCTTGACGATCAAGGTCTTTGTCCCAGATGTCATACCGTGATGTGA
- a CDS encoding DUF1850 domain-containing protein, producing the protein MNRLVGVLLAFVSTLSIFYILFVPLPSLSIEFSTGSMGGERVVALGEMWETRYIHSLELTEVEDVYVFVDGKIWLWEERVKSHNAGLPTEPSRTGFFSIDEKWMRFFGGRFFSDRLVLRIGDNAIGRNQLRFPPGRWFDVFSYVPKSRCVVELKARSAMLYLMGI; encoded by the coding sequence ATGAATCGTTTAGTTGGTGTTCTTTTGGCTTTTGTCTCTACATTATCTATTTTCTATATCCTGTTTGTCCCGCTTCCATCGCTATCTATAGAGTTCAGCACAGGATCGATGGGAGGGGAAAGGGTAGTCGCTCTCGGTGAGATGTGGGAAACTAGGTACATCCACTCCTTAGAGCTGACCGAGGTCGAGGATGTATACGTTTTTGTCGATGGGAAAATTTGGTTATGGGAGGAGAGGGTTAAATCTCATAATGCGGGTTTGCCCACCGAGCCGTCTCGAACGGGGTTTTTCTCGATAGACGAGAAATGGATGAGATTCTTCGGTGGTCGTTTTTTCTCCGATAGGCTTGTTTTAAGGATAGGTGATAATGCCATAGGAAGGAACCAGCTTCGTTTTCCCCCGGGAAGATGGTTTGATGTCTTTAGCTATGTTCCTAAAAGTAGATGTGTTGTCGAGTTAAAAGCTCGGTCTGCGATGCTTTATCTGATGGGGATCTAG
- a CDS encoding NFACT family protein codes for MRYGPEMVRVLARSLSQKLENFSIQRVDGGKDWAILKAGKEGIFISWSQDNFGASLTGDNNGVAKTMGAVRGGISLALSKHITGAKIKKIYQKNDDRVLCVEFYRYVGAGIGAKTTLVAEFMGRLSNLILLDENNRIIEAARHIHPEINRYRTIIPGVDYQGPPPLEGISVESVSPENIEGYLCSPLGIGKALASKLKEEIQLNPLKKFAVSDGLKKLLECDGDLLIQDIDGYITLWPWILDGGKEITGNVENLVYEKILISSKQKKRSDLIKKGSKATQKEIKSLGRHLDGLRKQLTMADEANSFRIKGEAILSNIGRIPLRSTKAALVYWDTSGREINLEVDLDPSLDASQNAKRYFKKYKKYNCDKNEVQAKLREVEAALEEAKNQAETIERIEDINVLRDLISELTPSTKRKPQKESEPPMLKYKFNEMLFLVGLNERSNRHVTFKEANANDIWFHVHEAPGSHVIMKNPPNTSDLLEQGIKIGASLALHHSKNSGKENRPVDYTFKKHVKHIQGAGPAQVTYKESKSISVDHLYWKEFLSEDR; via the coding sequence ATGAGATACGGACCGGAAATGGTACGAGTATTGGCAAGGTCTCTTTCCCAAAAACTTGAAAACTTCTCCATCCAGAGGGTGGATGGGGGAAAAGACTGGGCTATACTCAAGGCCGGAAAAGAAGGGATCTTCATCTCCTGGTCACAGGATAATTTTGGAGCGTCCCTAACCGGTGATAATAACGGAGTTGCAAAAACGATGGGAGCTGTAAGAGGAGGGATCTCTTTAGCTCTTTCAAAACATATTACCGGAGCAAAGATAAAAAAGATATATCAAAAAAACGACGATCGAGTCCTCTGCGTAGAATTTTACAGATACGTAGGTGCGGGAATAGGCGCTAAGACGACCTTAGTAGCTGAATTCATGGGAAGGTTAAGCAACTTAATACTTCTAGATGAAAACAATAGGATCATAGAGGCAGCTAGGCACATTCACCCCGAGATAAACAGATATCGCACCATCATACCAGGAGTGGATTATCAGGGACCACCGCCTCTTGAGGGGATATCCGTCGAATCGGTCTCTCCTGAAAACATCGAAGGTTACCTATGCTCCCCTTTAGGAATAGGCAAGGCTTTGGCCTCTAAGCTAAAGGAAGAGATACAGTTAAACCCTTTAAAGAAATTTGCCGTATCCGATGGACTAAAAAAACTACTCGAGTGCGACGGAGATTTATTGATTCAGGACATAGATGGCTATATAACTCTCTGGCCGTGGATACTGGATGGTGGTAAAGAAATCACAGGAAACGTCGAAAATCTAGTCTACGAAAAAATATTGATATCATCAAAACAAAAAAAGAGATCCGATTTAATAAAAAAAGGCTCAAAAGCAACTCAGAAAGAAATAAAAAGCTTAGGACGGCATCTGGATGGACTACGAAAACAGCTGACTATGGCCGATGAAGCAAACTCATTTAGGATCAAAGGAGAGGCTATTCTATCCAATATCGGCAGGATACCACTTAGATCCACTAAAGCCGCTCTTGTATATTGGGATACATCTGGAAGAGAGATAAACTTAGAGGTCGACCTGGATCCCTCTCTCGACGCCTCTCAAAACGCCAAGAGGTATTTTAAAAAATACAAAAAATACAATTGTGATAAAAACGAAGTTCAGGCCAAGCTAAGAGAGGTAGAGGCGGCTCTGGAAGAAGCTAAAAATCAAGCTGAAACTATAGAGAGGATCGAGGATATTAACGTTTTAAGAGATTTGATCTCTGAACTAACCCCATCTACAAAAAGAAAGCCTCAAAAAGAATCCGAGCCGCCTATGTTAAAATACAAATTCAATGAAATGCTTTTCCTGGTTGGCCTCAACGAAAGGTCAAACAGACACGTTACTTTTAAAGAAGCAAACGCAAATGACATCTGGTTTCACGTCCACGAGGCTCCAGGATCACATGTCATAATGAAAAACCCGCCAAACACGTCGGATTTGCTGGAACAGGGGATAAAAATTGGGGCATCCCTGGCTCTGCATCACTCAAAAAACTCGGGTAAGGAAAATCGTCCAGTGGACTATACCTTCAAAAAACACGTCAAACACATACAGGGAGCTGGACCTGCTCAGGTAACCTACAAAGAGAGCAAGTCCATCAGTGTAGACCACCTTTACTGGAAAGAATTTCTCTCAGAGGATAGATAA
- a CDS encoding TRAP transporter permease, with translation MCCRVKSSVCDALSDGDLVSYQGGGVFLSDVNKTIDLDDLRKQFDTEARYREFDDWQAKLITVIAVSMSIFHFYTSGFGLLLALQQRAVHLAFVMGLVFLLYPARKNSPKNKIPITDYILAAVATYSALYLVINFDSLVNRAGLPTQTDIVMGFICIIMLLEATRRVSSPVLPCIAIFFIVYCFYGRFFPQLFQHRGFSVKRIINHMYLGTEGIFGIPLGVSATFVFMFILFGSVLEQTGLGKFIIDLAMALAGHSTGGPAKVAVLSSGLMGSISGSSVANVCTTGMFTIPLMKSVGYTNHFAGAVEAVASTGGQIMPPVMGAAAFIMAQFLGIPYIQVAMAAIVPALLYYFAVMIQVHLEATRLGLKGLPKEQLPKLMPLLKKKGLLLIPIIGIVYFLIAGYTPLKAAFNGIVMSIIVSYFNKETWLTPKKLMMAFENGARGAIGVACACATVGIIVGTATLTGLGLRIASAVVAIAGGKLLPTLMLTMVACILLGAGLPTTANFIVTSTMCAPALFQLGVAPIAAYMFVLYFGIAADLSPPVALAAYAGAGIAGADPFKTGGTAIKLALAGFIVPYIYAFNPILVLVNFTAGKFAIAVGTAMLGVFLLGMSSVGFYKVSMPYYLRAVALGGAICLLIPGLYSDFIGLAVLVGLHLLQVVRSKRVLA, from the coding sequence ATGTGTTGTCGAGTTAAAAGCTCGGTCTGCGATGCTTTATCTGATGGGGATCTAGTATCGTATCAAGGAGGAGGGGTTTTTTTGAGCGACGTTAATAAGACTATAGACCTTGATGATTTAAGAAAACAGTTTGATACAGAGGCTAGGTACAGGGAGTTTGACGACTGGCAGGCAAAATTAATAACCGTTATCGCCGTCTCTATGTCTATCTTCCACTTTTATACCTCAGGTTTTGGTTTACTACTGGCTCTACAGCAAAGAGCGGTACACCTGGCTTTCGTTATGGGATTAGTTTTTTTGCTTTATCCTGCGAGAAAGAATTCTCCTAAGAATAAAATACCTATAACCGATTATATTCTGGCGGCGGTCGCTACCTACTCGGCCCTCTATCTGGTAATAAACTTTGACTCTCTGGTCAACAGGGCGGGGCTGCCAACGCAGACGGATATCGTGATGGGCTTCATATGTATTATCATGCTCCTAGAGGCGACTAGAAGGGTATCCAGTCCGGTGTTACCATGTATCGCTATCTTTTTTATCGTCTATTGTTTTTACGGTAGGTTTTTTCCTCAACTCTTTCAGCACAGAGGATTTTCCGTCAAGAGGATAATAAACCATATGTACCTGGGAACCGAGGGGATTTTCGGGATTCCGCTAGGGGTTTCCGCCACCTTTGTTTTTATGTTCATACTTTTTGGGTCGGTGCTTGAACAAACTGGCCTAGGTAAATTCATAATAGACTTGGCTATGGCCTTAGCGGGACACAGCACAGGTGGCCCCGCAAAGGTAGCGGTTTTAAGTTCTGGCCTTATGGGCTCTATCTCTGGATCCTCCGTCGCTAACGTCTGTACTACCGGTATGTTTACCATACCTTTGATGAAGAGCGTGGGCTACACCAATCACTTCGCAGGAGCGGTGGAGGCCGTCGCGTCCACAGGCGGACAGATCATGCCACCGGTTATGGGGGCTGCGGCGTTTATAATGGCCCAGTTCTTAGGGATCCCCTATATCCAGGTAGCCATGGCGGCTATAGTTCCCGCCCTTCTGTATTATTTTGCGGTGATGATTCAGGTACATCTGGAGGCAACCAGGCTCGGCCTGAAGGGACTTCCTAAGGAGCAATTACCTAAATTAATGCCTCTGCTGAAGAAAAAGGGACTTCTACTGATTCCGATAATAGGGATAGTCTACTTCCTTATCGCAGGATACACCCCCCTGAAGGCCGCTTTTAATGGTATAGTTATGAGCATAATAGTTTCCTATTTCAATAAAGAGACGTGGTTAACCCCTAAGAAGCTGATGATGGCCTTTGAGAACGGTGCAAGAGGAGCTATAGGAGTCGCCTGTGCCTGTGCTACAGTCGGTATCATCGTCGGTACCGCTACATTGACTGGCCTCGGGCTGAGGATAGCCAGTGCGGTCGTAGCTATCGCCGGTGGAAAACTTCTGCCGACCCTTATGTTGACCATGGTAGCCTGTATACTCCTTGGAGCAGGGCTCCCGACTACCGCTAACTTCATAGTTACCAGTACTATGTGTGCTCCAGCTCTATTTCAGTTAGGTGTCGCTCCTATCGCGGCGTACATGTTCGTCCTTTACTTCGGTATAGCGGCGGACCTCAGTCCCCCTGTTGCCTTGGCTGCCTACGCAGGAGCAGGTATCGCAGGAGCTGACCCCTTTAAAACCGGTGGTACCGCGATAAAATTGGCCTTGGCTGGATTCATAGTTCCCTATATTTACGCCTTCAATCCTATTTTGGTCCTAGTTAATTTTACTGCCGGCAAGTTTGCCATCGCCGTCGGTACGGCGATGCTCGGAGTTTTTTTGCTGGGTATGAGCTCTGTGGGATTCTACAAGGTTTCTATGCCCTACTATCTGAGGGCTGTTGCTCTAGGCGGTGCTATATGCCTGTTGATCCCTGGACTGTATAGCGATTTCATCGGACTTGCGGTTCTCGTCGGGCTCCATCTTCTACAGGTCGTTAGATCAAAGAGGGTATTGGCATAA
- the ribF gene encoding riboflavin biosynthesis protein RibF produces MIIVLGAFDGYHRGHQQLFYAAKAMSDLYGTGWTVVSFTPHPKMVLFNERISLLFSSDEKRVLEAILDVPSVLSLPFTSELSSMEPFDFFSYIDSELPLAGIVVGYDFRFGKERKGDTSTIKDLCLERGIPCQVIPPFEIDGDIVSSTSIRDLVSRGKVEKVEKLLGYPFFMEGVVTSGKCRGRELGFPTANISVPSFKAIPAPGVYAGSVMVNDKWLPVAISVGRNPTFGDIDDNKIEVHLIDYSGDLYGRDLIVVFLGRLRQMYRFPDSKALISQIKTDVCRSKEIFAQKNGSMALFKGPSVLNLLTDRGMIPCVRDAGL; encoded by the coding sequence TTGATAATAGTTTTAGGCGCTTTCGATGGCTATCACCGAGGACATCAACAGCTTTTTTACGCAGCTAAAGCTATGTCTGACCTCTACGGAACAGGATGGACCGTCGTTTCCTTTACGCCCCATCCTAAAATGGTGCTGTTCAACGAGAGGATCTCCCTTCTATTCTCCTCCGATGAAAAAAGGGTTCTGGAAGCTATCCTAGATGTTCCCTCTGTCCTTTCTCTCCCCTTTACCTCCGAGCTTTCCTCGATGGAGCCTTTTGACTTTTTTTCGTATATAGACTCCGAACTACCTCTTGCTGGGATAGTCGTAGGGTACGACTTCAGGTTTGGAAAGGAACGAAAGGGCGATACGTCGACGATAAAAGATCTTTGTCTTGAAAGAGGTATCCCCTGTCAGGTGATACCTCCTTTTGAGATAGATGGTGATATCGTAAGCAGTACATCTATAAGGGACCTCGTCAGCAGAGGTAAGGTTGAAAAGGTGGAGAAACTTTTGGGGTATCCTTTTTTCATGGAAGGAGTGGTTACCTCCGGAAAATGCCGAGGTAGAGAGCTAGGTTTTCCGACCGCTAATATCTCTGTTCCATCCTTCAAAGCTATACCTGCTCCCGGCGTTTATGCTGGATCTGTTATGGTAAACGATAAATGGCTACCTGTGGCTATCTCAGTAGGACGTAACCCTACCTTTGGAGATATAGACGATAATAAAATAGAGGTTCACCTCATAGATTATTCCGGTGATCTGTACGGGAGAGATCTGATAGTCGTCTTTTTAGGTCGACTCAGACAAATGTACCGTTTCCCCGATTCAAAGGCCTTGATCTCACAGATAAAAACCGACGTGTGTCGTTCTAAAGAGATCTTCGCCCAAAAAAATGGCTCTATGGCCCTTTTTAAAGGTCCTTCGGTCTTGAATTTGCTTACAGATCGTGGTATGATTCCCTGCGTCCGAGATGCGGGCCTGTAG
- the tig gene encoding trigger factor, producing the protein MSQEKNVVTIKVVVEEKDLSKEVSKTYDRLSKNASIPGFRKGRAPRKVLDLRFGKDAILAESMEEMIPSLLRELTTDYDLDLIEDPDIKVDLLEEGKDAELTVVFEVEPEVSLADLSSIEVTLNKMDVTDEIIDNAVEDLRREHSSLNTVYRKSSLGDVVIADYTTVVVDEGGEELVSHPAETHSFDLNAEGLKPEILEVLTGVEIGEERDAEVTIDEGYRDEKLAGKTAKYHFSVKEVQERVLPELDDDFAKKVMGDDGEIISLRDKIKEQIQNRMDEEGRRVAEGEMISKAVEASSVEVPVSMVGRQKDHLLKGFEERKETAPSEEELIKKAEADVKEYLVLEAYGKSLGVDISKEDLDEEFSRLSQMYGIAVETVRKALLNDRDRVNGMANKIRLRKTLKAMMEKVKIEEKKLN; encoded by the coding sequence TTGTCGCAGGAAAAAAACGTTGTAACAATAAAGGTGGTAGTGGAGGAAAAGGACCTCTCCAAAGAGGTTTCTAAAACCTATGACAGACTATCCAAAAACGCGTCTATACCGGGTTTCCGAAAGGGAAGAGCCCCTAGAAAGGTCCTTGATCTTCGCTTTGGTAAAGATGCTATTCTAGCTGAGTCCATGGAAGAGATGATTCCCTCTTTGTTGAGGGAGCTTACCACCGATTACGATCTTGATCTCATCGAGGATCCCGACATCAAGGTTGATCTCCTAGAGGAAGGCAAAGATGCCGAGCTTACCGTTGTCTTTGAGGTAGAGCCGGAGGTATCTTTAGCCGACCTATCGAGCATCGAGGTCACTTTAAACAAAATGGATGTTACCGATGAAATAATAGATAACGCCGTCGAGGACCTTCGCCGGGAGCATTCCAGTCTGAACACCGTCTACAGAAAGAGCTCTCTTGGAGATGTGGTCATCGCCGATTACACCACCGTAGTCGTCGACGAAGGGGGAGAGGAGTTGGTCTCCCATCCAGCGGAGACCCATTCCTTCGACCTTAACGCAGAGGGCCTTAAACCAGAGATTCTTGAGGTTCTGACCGGTGTGGAGATCGGCGAGGAAAGAGACGCTGAGGTAACCATAGACGAAGGATACAGGGACGAAAAACTTGCAGGAAAGACCGCTAAGTATCACTTCTCAGTTAAGGAAGTCCAAGAGCGAGTCCTTCCCGAGCTAGACGACGATTTCGCTAAAAAGGTCATGGGAGATGATGGAGAGATCATCTCTCTCAGGGATAAAATAAAAGAGCAGATTCAGAACAGAATGGACGAAGAAGGCCGTCGTGTAGCAGAGGGAGAGATGATCTCCAAGGCAGTAGAGGCATCTTCCGTTGAGGTTCCCGTGTCCATGGTAGGTAGACAGAAGGACCACCTCCTAAAGGGATTCGAGGAAAGGAAAGAGACAGCTCCTTCCGAGGAAGAGCTTATCAAAAAGGCCGAGGCGGATGTTAAAGAGTACCTGGTATTGGAGGCCTATGGAAAGAGCCTTGGAGTCGATATCTCTAAGGAAGACTTAGACGAGGAGTTCTCCAGATTATCCCAGATGTACGGTATAGCCGTTGAAACGGTTCGAAAGGCTCTATTGAATGACAGAGATAGGGTTAACGGAATGGCTAACAAAATACGTCTCAGAAAAACCCTTAAGGCTATGATGGAGAAGGTCAAAATAGAGGAAAAAAAGCTTAACTAG